From the genome of Candidatus Acidiferrales bacterium:
ACGGTCTCTTCAGCGACGTCGATGGGAACGGAAATTCCGTGACATCATGGTCGCCGCGCGCAGATGTGAGCGAGAATAATGAAGCTTACGTTGTGAAAGCCGAGCTTCCAGGCGTCAACAAAAATGATGTCAAGATCACTCTTCGCGAGAATGTCCTGACGATAAAGGGTGAAAAGAAGCAGGAGAACGAGGAGAAAGATCATAACTTCCATCGCATCGAGCGCTCGTATGGCAGCTTCGAACGGTCGTTCATGCTCCCCAATAGCGTGAAGGGCGACAAGATTGACGCGGCTTACAAAGACGGCGTGCTGACTATAACACTGCCCAAA
Proteins encoded in this window:
- a CDS encoding Hsp20/alpha crystallin family protein — protein: MALIRFRPEKEISTWSPFRDLVNMQREVGRLFDGLFSDVDGNGNSVTSWSPRADVSENNEAYVVKAELPGVNKNDVKITLRENVLTIKGEKKQENEEKDHNFHRIERSYGSFERSFMLPNSVKGDKIDAAYKDGVLTITLPKVEEAKPKEIEVKVA